A genomic stretch from Phaeodactylum tricornutum CCAP 1055/1 chromosome 22, whole genome shotgun sequence includes:
- a CDS encoding predicted protein has product MTWQGRTVFALLYSTVFVSLVASQGTNLGGGITTRIAVGEYADLSLDLRDIRAFVDANNMNSALGMYLQGSHAEFVAGQRTPLKITTDAVSSAERTTPWYLFHLYGLASLSTDPMELEQHKSYAGNYIQKVFTTNLEVAESAILALGLWMYATHLLFDGVAICEMRTRADNPALFNLAGGGMDEFIALWIGSDQTVATANGHGLYAWAHTIGERFGTASPEAVVNVRLKALYQEGSGTLTVSRACTSANQNSVALLHTTAVQMTNLMVIPLYQWLIYSLIEQDAAAVKLYATALIPQLSKCRPSTFKRLKSSLLNDSINFDKTNATIRDLQSSYYCFDITCEDIGIFNGDNRLQCIRKDEDRRIAGFLPSKSTEPLHRMDLDVKQLKMLTAVQGTLFAQLLYSHGSNVPKARHSENDPFTYHSLSELATTTARQDADPIFSDYTSYHGDKDYAHKYITSVLSGLSKWTTPQQNGEAVGLTSAYHILFVTAVGRMNAAIKSCHGAAADPNATVGETYQWDEAAMLIIGSMEGPILGGSPDLGDGEFTYGLANRHAFQFNTRNDLGYSKVISDIENLLFAGKGELDAGDCDNFERTANKLQKILFVPVIQSSIASASESHSLSPSSTSLSLTRGEIFSMSVIPIIHTEDPLIAELLMRLAKPSKTQLVCRV; this is encoded by the exons ATGACATGGCAAGGGAGAACGGTATTTGCACTGCTGTACTCAACAGTATTTGTGTCATTGGTGGCTTCGCAGGGAACCAATTTGGGCGGCGGAATAACGACCCGAATTGCTGTGGGTGAGTATGCTGATTTATCTCTTGATTTACGCGATATTCGTGCTTTTGTCGATGCCAACAATATGAACAGTGCCCTGGGAATGTACTTGCAAGGCAGCCACGCAGAATTTGTGGCCGGACAACGTACACCGTTGAAGATAACAACTGATGCGGTATCCAGCGCCGAGCGTACGACTCCCTGGTATCTATTTCATCTATACGGTCTAGCGAGCCTATCGACCGATCCGATGGAACTCGAACAACACAAAAGCTATGCCGGGAACTACATCCAGAAGGTATTCACCACCAATTTGGAAGTCGCCGAAAGCGCCATCTTGGCTCTGGGATTATGGATGTACGCTACTCATTTACTTTTTGATGGTGTCGCCATTTGTGAAATGCGGACCCGTGCCGATAATCCGGCACTATTCAACCTGGCCGGCGGTGGAATGGATGAGTTCATTGCGCTTTGGATTGGATCGGATCAAACCGTAGCAACAGCTAATGGACATGGTCTCTACGCTTGGGCTCACACGATCGGTGAACGCTTCGGTACTGCCAGCCCTGAGGCTGTCGTAAATGTCCGACTTAAAGCTCTTTACCAAGAGGGCTCGGGGACCTTAACCGTCAGTCGTGCGTGTACTTCGGCAAATCAAAATTCTGTTGCGTTGCTTCATACGACAGCAGTGCAAATGACGAATCTCATGGTGATCCCACTGTACCAATGGCTAATTTATTCCTTGATTGAGCAGGACGCTGCAGCTGTAAAGTTATACGCCACAGCCCTCATCCCGCAGCTTTCAAAATGCCGTCCCAGCACTTTCAAACGTCTCAAATCATCACTCCTGAATGATTCCATCAACTTTGATAAGACAAATGCTACCATACGTGATCTGCAGTCATCCTACTATTGTTTCGATATTACATGCGAAGACATTGGTATCTTCAACGGAGACAATCGACTTCAATGCATACGGAAAGACGAGGATCGACGTATCGCTGGATTTTTACCGAGCAAAAGCACAGAGCCT CTTCATCGCATGGACCTGGATGTCAAGCAATTGAAAATGTTAACTGCGGTCCAAGGGACGTTATTCGCTCAGCTTCTGTACAGTCATGGTAGCAATGTTCCGAAGGCCAGACACAGTGAGAACGACCCCTTCACCTACCATTCTTTGTCAGAATTAGCAACGACGACTGCTCGACAAGACGCAGACCCCATATTCTCCGACTACACATCGTACCACGGGGACAAAGACTATGCCCACAAATATATAACTTCAGTCTTGAGTGGATTGTCGAAATGGACAACTCCACAGCAAAATGGCGAGGCCGTAGGCCTGACGAGTGCTTACCATATACTATTCGTGACAGCGGTTGGAAGGATGAATGCTGCGATAAAATCATGTCACGGGGCAGCCGCAGATCCAAATGCAACAGTTGGTGAGACATACCAATGGGACGAAGCTGCAATGCTAATAATTGGTTCGATGGAAGGTCCGATTCTTGGCGGATCGCCAGATCTAGGAGATGGTGAATTCACATATGGCCTTGCAAACCGACATGCCTTTCAATTTAACACACGCAACGATCTAGGTTATTCCAAGGTGATCTCAGATATTGAAAatcttttgtttgctggGAAGGGGGAATTGGATGCGGGTGATTGTGATAACTTTGAGCGAACCGCCAACAAATTGCAAAAAATATTGTTTGTTCCTGTTATACAAAGCTCCATTGCCTCCGCTAGTGAGAGCCACTCTCTCTCACCGTCTTCAACATCACTGAGCCTCACTCGGGGAGAGATTTTTAGTATGTCGGTCATTCCGATCATCCATACGGAAGATCCACTCATTGCTGAA TTGCTGATGCGTTTGGCGAAGCCCTCCAAAACACAATTGGTTTGTCGTGTTTGA
- a CDS encoding predicted protein, which translates to MGCTTEMKCAWFNTKILPEPEQSLALEPMGTSLWRAWAEEQRTNYGCSGSDLLSENVNAVDEIHMDLSGSTSDEILLAAHCNRSYVTPISSCARQPAGKKLQPGAIRITIKNNTEKQTNNALYPLLIEEENAPAKSFRIRSTGGQGATVDGTSSVDHDVYLLLQETSTIIQQQAAIWEDIQSKSRIGPQSACGSGQGGQATTESSDCSHLTPKNNGAAAPANQRYYDIVNATSTKCSATRDPLQDLWYNQIINQHKLRAEGDGRTLKIAHSQHHLAKEDLDACDAVLVQCVGCNVKLSAIIDEPIFCCPECGTLSSFSLAKKLAGRYHWKFKEGFS; encoded by the coding sequence ATGGGATGCACAACTGAAATGAAATGTGCATGGTTCAACACGAAAATCCTTCCGGAACCAGAACAATCGCTCGCTCTGGAACCGATGGGTACAAGTCTTTGGCGGGCGTGGGCCGAAGAACAAAGAACGAACTACGGCTGTTCAGGTAGCGATCTCTTATCCGAAAACGTGAATGCAGTAGACGAAATCCATATGGATTTGTCAGGCTCAACATCGGACGAGATATTGCTCGCTGCACACTGCAATCGAAGCTATGTAACACCAATCAGCAGCTGTGCAAGGCAGCCAGCTGGGAAAAAGCTACAACCTGGAGCGATTCGAATCACTATCAAGAATAACACTGaaaagcaaacaaacaatgcATTGTATCCATTATTGATAGAAGAAGAGAATGCCCCCGCAAAAAGTTTTCGCATTCGTTCTACTGGCGGTCAAGGAGCTACGGTCGATGGGACGAGCAGCGTTGATCACGACGTTTATCTGCTATTGCAAGAAACGTCGACAATTatacaacaacaagccgCTATTTGGGAAGACATCCAGTCGAAATCACGGATAGGACCTCAAAGCGCCTGCGGCAGCGGACAAGGAGGCCAGGCAACTACCGAATCCAGCGATTGCTCCCACCTCACACCCAAAAACAATGGCGCCGCTGCACCTGCCAATCAGCGATACTACGATATCGTCAACGCAACTTCTACCAAATGCAGTGCGACAAGAGATCCCCTACAAGATCTGTGGTACAACCAGATCATCAACCAGCATAAACTTCGAGCGGAAGGGGATGGTCGGACACTTAAGATTGCGCACAGTCAGCATCACCTGGCCAAAGAAGATCTCGATGCATGTGACGCGGTTTTAGTACAGTGTGTAGGGTGCAATGTGAAACTATCGGCAATCATTGATGAGCCCATATTTTGTTGTCCTGAATGTGGAACTCTGTCATCATTTTCTTTAGCCAAAAAGCTCGCTGGCCGATACCACTGGAAATTCAAGGAAGGATTTAGCTAG
- a CDS encoding predicted protein has protein sequence MPPTGFKRSRALWDHARRPYSNWKDGCLSWMQAFLYELQPIRMSLIDFRAWKKRISNLIVNAGDFVTKTTPTGCKILVSFLTRLNRQQWALLAAIVLYYVFVRVVHDVLEAGPIVLILTALGAIFTVGLSDEETNGLSAYSVFNRGFQRIMGSVDPEELLAQHVGGGMIGMPMAQRPPPHQNRQRDRHHPPRVEPAEPDVAVPPDHVDEPALDDNVHNNRRARKSGKKARRGNLEQRREMRHQREAALAMGFGGD, from the coding sequence ATGCCACCGACAGGATTCAAACGCTCTCGGGCTCTCTGGGACCACGCTCGAAGACCATATTCGAATTGGAAAGATGGATGTTTGAGCTGGATGCAAGCGTTTCTATACGAGCTTCAACCGATTCGAATGTCCCTAATTGACTTTCGGgcttggaagaagcggaTTTCTAATTTGATTGTTAACGCCGGGGATTTTGTCACAAAAACGACACCAACCGGGTGCAAGATTCTTGTCTCTTTTTTGACTCGGCTGAACCGCCAGCAATGGGCGTTACTTGCTGCGATTGTGCTGTACTACGTCTTTGTTCGTGTCGTACATGATGTTCTGGAAGCTGGACCGATCGTCCTTATCTTGACAGCACTTGGTGCTATTTTTACGGTCGGTCTGAGCGATGAGGAAACCAATGGGCTGTCCGCGTACTCCGTTTTCAATCGCGGCTTTCAACGAATAATGGGATCAGTCGATCCAGAAGAGCTTCTAGCTCAGCATGTCGGAGGAGGAATGATCGGTATGCCTATGGCACAACGACCTCCGCCGCATCAGAATCGTCAAAGGGATAGGCATCATCCTCCAAGAGTAGAGCCCGCCGAACCCGATGTCGCTGTTCCCCCGGATCACGTCGATGAACCTGCCCTTGATGATAATGTACACAATAATCGCCGAGCTCGTAAATCCGGCAAAAAAGCGCGCCGAGGTAACCTTGAGCAACGTCGGGAGATGAGACATCAGCGAGAAGCAGCTCTAGCAATGGGATTTGGTGGAGAT
- a CDS encoding predicted protein: MPKLDQSGSTFFPSAKLQPSKRSYELFAAAYTPVWISAFCIVVVFQVYEQLDAWGYSRLCGGLAAPFLLQPFLFPSAGSNSPDETRAPWERYAFKANLWIAIYSFIGNYFYTHYFYSVLKAEYSMPAHRLNNVPIAMFLATHFYFSTYHFFSNVLLRKIVTTYEKSFRRTLLFVSTVLVFSYFTAFMETLTISSYPYYSFEDRNTAYTVGSAFYGIYFIVSFPAFFHFDDEVDVDSPTRKVVTVWDTVVSSCGYGMIILILLDFVRIQLGIPLVMDVAKELS; this comes from the coding sequence ATGCCCAAACTGGATCAGAGTGGATCAACTTTTTTCCCCTCGGCCAAATTGCAACCCTCCAAACGCAGTTACGAACTTTTTGCGGCGGCTTACACTCCAGTGTGGATTTCTGCATTCtgcatcgttgtcgtctttcAAGTATACGAGCAACTGGATGCCTGGGGCTACTCAAGGCTATGCGGAGGTCTAGCGGCACCGTTTCTTCTACAGCCATTTCTATTTCCGTCGGCGGGGAGTAATTCTCCGGATGAAACCCGCGCCCCATGGGAACGCTATGCCTTCAAGGCCAATCTGTGGATTGCCATATACTCGTTTATCGGCAATTACTTCTACACACACTACTTTTACTCTGTGTTGAAAGCAGAATACTCGATGCCTGCTCACCGACTGAACAATGTTCCTATTGCCATGTTTCTCGCAACGCATTTTTATTTCTCTACATATCACTTCTTTTCGAATGTGCTTCTCCGAAAGATTGTTACAACTTACGAAAAAAGTTTCCGGAGGACTTTGTTATTTGTCAGCACTGTACTGGTGTTCTCTTACTTTACGGCATTCATGGAAACACTGACAATATCTTCTTATCCGTATTATTCGTTCGAGGATCGGAACACTGCCTATACTGTCGGTTCGGCCTTTTATGGGATCTATTTCATTGTAAGCTTTCCAGcgtttttccattttgaCGACGAAGTTGATGTGGACAGTCCTACACGTAAAGTCGTTACAGTATGGGATACCGTTGTGTCCAGCTGCGGCTACGGCATGATAATCTTGATCCTGCTCGATTTTGTTAGAATACAGCTGGGGATACCATTAGTCATGGATGTGGCAAAAGAGCTGTCTTAA
- a CDS encoding predicted protein, translated as MATKLFQRMQKSTTNVLLVLALLVEVHSSASSALSTDSCVSTGLQNLGNTCYLNSQLQCAYHIPKVRDLILTPLKSDSDVSNDRKGNDSGSGESVPAGRSMPFQESPSLQGTRLVFQDMLQASRKQTGPVAPRILCKVLGIPVYEQQDSQEFWKLLLPTFKLPELMDLYQGAFEDYIVALDGTGRERRLEEPFLDLSLDVTSGSVEESLRQLFGEPELLSTAEGNGWRPEKGAEKVDAHKGSLLRTQGLPSILQLHLKRFNYDWNTDTTSKLNDPFRFPLELNLSDVCKDGAYSERIFIWPLLRLRATQRSEERMVPIQ; from the exons ATGGCTACCAAGCTATTTCAGAGGATGCAGAAAAGTACAACAAACGTTCTCTTGGTGCTGGCACTTCTCGTTGAAGTCCATTCCTCAGCGTCGTCCGCCCTCTCAACAGACAGCTGTGTATCGACTGGCTTGCAGAATTTGGGCAACACATGCTATCTGAACTCGCAACTGCAGTGCGCATATCACATACCAAAAGTGAGAGATCTAATTCTCACTCCTTTAAAATCGGATTCTGACGTAAGCAATGATAGAAAAGGAAATGATTCGGGCTCAGGAGAGTCAGTACCTGCTGGCCGATCGATGCCGTTTCAAGAAAGCCCCAGCCTACAAGGAACACGCCTCGTCTTTCAAGATATGCTACAGGCCTCACGCAAACAAACTGGCCCCGTGGCACCAAGAATCCTATGCAAAGTCCTCGGAATACCAGTCTACGAACAGCAAGATTCGCAAGAGTTTTGGAAACTTTTATTGCCGACGTTCAAGCTACCAGAATTGATGGACCTCTATCAGGGAGCCTTTGAAGACTACATCGTAGCCCTTGATGGCACGGGTCGTGAGCGCCGCCTTGAAGAAccttttttggatttgtccTTAGACGTGACAAGCGGATCAGTTGAAGAGTCACTACGACAACTGTTTGGAGAACCGGAATTACTAAGTACAGCCGAAGGAAACGGCTGGCGACCAGAAAAAGGCGCCGAGAAGGTCGACGCACACAAAGGATCATTGCTGCGTACACAGGGTCTGCCATCGATTCTGCAGCTCCATTTGAAACGATTCAACTACGACTGGAACACGGATACGACATCGAAGCTAAACGATCCCTTCCGGTTCCCCCTTGAACTAAATTTGTCCGACGTTTGCAAAGACGGGGCGTACAGCGAAAG AATATTCATCTGGCCATTACTACGTTTACGTGCGACCCAACGTTCGGAAGAGCGAATGGTGCCGATTCAATGA
- a CDS encoding predicted protein: KRIDAVLAALEPEMSRSFCGNLVANKRVSIIQENGDNCLVDRKSFKVEPGQQLIISLPREEGASEIIAQDLPLDIIFEDEHMIVINKAANMVVHPAAGNWDGTVVNALAYYLANRSESISFRPGIVHRLDKGTTGVLVVAKTSQTLATLSNFFAARQVKKTYMAITVGNPGKHVVIDKPIGRHPLHRQRMRVVPDPHQKNSTGRRALSYVDTLAFDGKLSLVQVRIETGRTHQIRVHLQDRHTPIYGDDIYGLADWNKKLSKTHRIVRPLLHAYKLEINHPVTGEPMVFKASLADDMKRITTTIYPDSEKEIPDLFHGNTISNAA; the protein is encoded by the exons AAACGCATCGATGCCGTCCTTGCTGCTCTAGAACCAGAAATGTCGCGGTCATTTTGTGGAAACCTTGTTGCTAATAAACGCGTTTCCATTATCCAAGAGAATGGCGATAATTGCCTCGTAGATCGCAAGTCATTCAAGGTTGAACCGGGACAGCAGCTTATTATTTCCTTACCACGGGAGGAAGGGGCTTCCGAAATCATTGCCCAGGACCTACCTCTGGACATAATTTTCGAAGACGAGCACATGATTGTTATTAACAAGGCTGCCAACATGGTGGTACACCCAGCTGCGGGGAACTGGGATGGAACAGTGGTAAACGCCCTTGCCTACTATCTTGCCAATAGGA GCGAGAGTATATCATTCCGACCCGGGATAGTACACCGTCTTGACAAAGGAACGACAGGAGTATTGGTGGTCGCGAAAACATCACAGACACTTGCAACCTTGTCAAACTTTTTCGCAGCACGTCAAGTTAAGAAAACGTATATGGCAATCACGGTCGGAAACCCTGGGAAGCATGTGGTGATTGATAAGCCCATTGGTCGGCATCCTCTTCACCGGCAACGGATGAGGGTAGTCCCTGACCCTCACCAAAAGAACAGCA CTGGACGACGGGCTCTTTCCTATGTCGATACGTTGGCGTTTGATGGGAAACTGAGTTTGGTCCAAGTACGCATTGAGACAGGGCGCACGCATCAGATTCGTGTCCATCTTCAGGATCGCCACACTCCAATTTACGGCGACGATATTTATGGACTAGCGGACTGGAACAAAAAACTTTCCAAAACACATCGAATCGTTAGACCGTTATTGCATGCTTACAAGCTAGAGATCAATCACCCCGTCACCGGAGAACCAATGGTCTTCAAGGCATCGCTGGCGGACGACATGAAGCGAATTACCACGACTATCTATCCTGATTCcgaaaaggagatccctgACCTATTCCACGGGAATACGATATCAAATGCCGCTTAG
- a CDS encoding predicted protein produces MGSPLAGQRLKGYLPVRLTLPQVVEDIEDETFLFVKEHQSGSSGGTTDKGTTLFVANVPVVPSVQTKLLLQSIFGRYGEVARVTVVENPRKDQQQTGEERAEQLLGSWTTKFSLPSFLAPIHNTGRFAHVVFTTTKELKRTMQSLAEVMENIEEDNQESLPGLTLDKIELQTLADESERRQREEQGLASDSEMEERRNDSIPGILKVAERYRRSCRAISRNALLEECNRVMQEYEDTEEENTRARQAALNEPDEDGFITILPSSQAGNKSELESDPSVQRRRKGQQRSRKKKDGAGKSELSDFYRFQTKDIRKRTLQDLRQRFEEDLARVKRMKEENQYRPF; encoded by the coding sequence ATGGGATCCCCATTGGCTGGACAACGCTTGAAAGGATACCTTCCTGTTCGTCTTACGCTACCCCAGGTAGTGGAGGATATTGAGGATGAAACGTTTTTGTTCGTGAAAGAACATCAGTCTGGATCATCGGGTGGCACAACCGACAAAGGAACGACTCTGTTCGTTGCTAATGTGCCGGTCGTACCGTCCGTGCAAACCAAATTACTACTGCAGTCTATTTTCGGTCGATACGGAGAAGTAGCTCGTGTGACGGTTGTAGAGAATCCGCGCAAAGATCAACAACAGACTGGCGAAGAAAGGGCGGAGCAACTACTCGGCTCATGGACAACCAAATTCAGCCTACCTTCCTTTCTGGCACCGATTCATAACACCGGACGTTTCGCACACGTTGTTtttacaacaacaaaagaatTGAAACGAACCATGCAATCTTTGGCTGAGGTAATGGAAAATATAGAGGAAGATAATCAAGAGAGCTTACCCGGACTGACGCTTGACAAAATTGAGTTACAAACGCTTGCCGATGAGTCCGAACGCCGTCAACGTGAAGAGCAAGGTCTTGCCAGCGACAgcgagatggaagaaaggCGGAACGACAGCATCCCAGGAATTCTGAAAGTTGCCGAACGCTATCGGCGAAGCTGTCGAGCCATTTCACGGAATGCTTTGTTGGAGGAATGTAACCGCGTGATGCAAGAATACGAGGACACGGAAGAAGAGAATACTAGGGCCCGTCAAGCAGCATTGAACGAACCCGATGAAGACGGATTCATCACAATTTTGCCATCGTCTCAAGCGGGGAACAAGAGTGAACTGGAAAGCGATCCGAGTGTTCAAAGGCGTCGAAAGGGACAGCAGCGAAgtcgaaaaaagaaagatggTGCTGGCAAGAGTGAACTCTCCGACTTTTATCGATTCCAGACAAAGGACATTCGCAAGAGGACATTGCAAGACTTGCGCCAGCGCTTTGAGGAAGATCTGGCGAGGGTCAAGAGAATGAAAGAGGAGAATCAGTATCGACCTTTTTGA
- a CDS encoding predicted protein, with product MDPYRSSDDMKDGTARRMNGKRSREAKIQKWQNKQTKLEKRREEISNRDEWIEKHSDFVSVINLEDVRDAKNIASGNALRERLSPYFNLQDNSLVSRAKDGRRRFIAEGTETVRLLMQQLTVSNNSSSGLFPVEVESIFVKPSVFFDPPVSLIFDFQKMIDLTKHTTVCVSEAAKRAKVHVMIGAENVLSEAAGFTISRGALACGFVPENRNFAWLMEYFRKTRMSGEGELRLLALDGICDTANLGSVVRCASAFGVHAVLLSKDCCDPWYRRAVRVSMGHIFRIPCVRVDNLVQALTALSQEPFAVTSYAAVIDPRADLLLENIAQGAIPKSWCCIVGSEGKGISCDVIQAATTTLRIGMYDHVDSLSVPVATGILLHGLSERSKPLL from the exons ATGGACCCATATCGATCCAGTGATGACATGAAAGATGGCACTGCGAGAAGAATGAACGGAAAGCGTTCGAGGGAAGCGAAGATACAAAAATGgcaaaacaaacaaacgaagTTAGAAAAGAGAAGAGAAGAAATTAGTAATCGGGACGAGTGGATCGAAAAGCATTCAGACTTTGTTTCGGTGATAAACCTAGAGGACGTGAGAGATGCAAAGAACATCGCGTCCGGAAACGCTCTTCGCGAGCGTTTGTCTCCATACTTTAATCTACAGGACAACTCATTGGTTTCCCGAGCGAAAGATGGCCGACGGCGCTTTATTGCTGAAGGAACAGAAACTGTCCGACTCCTGATGCAgcaattaactgtaagcaacaattcttcttccggaCTTTTTCCGGTTGAGGTTGAGTCCATCTTTGTAAAGCCGAGTGTCTTCTTCGACCCTCCTGTTTCGCTCATTTTCGACTTTCAGAAGATGATTGACTTGACAAAGCATACTACTGTTTGTGTAAGCGAGGCTGCTAAAAGGGCAAAAGTCCATGTCATGATCGGAGCTGAAAATGTATTGAGCGAAGCCGCTGGATTTACAATATCGAGAGGGGCCTTGGCATGCGGCTTCGTCCCCGAAAATCGTAACTTTGCCTGGTTGATGGAATATTTTAGAAAAACAAGAATGTCTGGTGAAGGGGAGCTTCGCCTGTTGGCGCTAGATGGAATTTGCGACACCGCAAATCTAGGATCCGTTGTACGGTGCGCCTCGGCGTTTGGGGTTCACGCCGTTCTTTTAAGTAAGGATTGCTGCGACCCATGGTACCGTCGAGCGGTGCGTGTGTCCATGGGTCACATTTTCCGAATACCATGTGTGCGAGTCGACAATTTAGTTCAAGCCCTAACTGCACTATCGCAAGAACCATTCGCAGTCACTTCCTACGCAGCTGTGATCGACCCGAGAGCGGATCTTCTGTTGGAGAACATCGCACAAG GCGCTATTCCAAAATCGTGGTGTTGTATTGTGGGTAGTGAG GGGAAAGGAATTTCTTGTGACGTTATCCAAGCTGCGACTACAACCCTCAGGATCGGGATGTACGACCACGTTGATTCACTGAGTGTCCCTGTGGCTACAGGCATTTTGCTGCATGGTTTGAGCGAGCGCTCAAAACCGCTTCTATAG
- a CDS encoding predicted protein gives MADYGSPGSPRTPQTYQIDFSAVASGKRIASSKRRVRWRFGFANSEALASGETGTACRGEEHDVTLVWSIASGKRLILVDGHEVHYSSSRNAIFDFSWTMRGNHVLKMVAHVSPPLSPTPGFRQYDFFIDGQSFFTFPKVFRLGLAPGQAPASPSGASTSYAGMAPTSARRSASGEIVSMEAPHNPDEEEAYLQEAIRQSLRDDTPASTSRGAPTNPTSDLLDFSSPPAGAPTQTYSPSTNDLFSPQASATRKQQHVCLARFYYVGSLGSSGSGSTTDPWGASAPATHYGYGTPAAGPLPALTGPAPAATGYGGYNTDPVQAPYGAPALYPPPAQSYAPAPAQYGGPEQTHAPDPVQAPYQAPVQSPYQAPPPASAWQVPAAIATQPPYGQDPSIPPSVTPQAQATPSTIGFSSPPPDFSGFSSAPQASEPAQAPSSDPVVFSMNALSGEQNGLVDSNSTAQSASLVDQAYSKLVNMDTFSLVSKNDEARSNPFDMGSTTVGGNVPLAQMSKHKSQTAPKKEVMRSPAPPPGSMIVASNHNGNWGGQYGQPQQPDMQQAYGQQQSPMQQQPQYGQQQPPMQPQPQYGQQQPPMQPQPQYGQQQPPMQQPGQLGQHGQQHFGQTNQMQYGQAQQPPAQPGYNYF, from the exons ATGGCGGACTACGGTAGCCCCGGATCGCCTCGTACTCCACAAACGTATCAGATTGACTTTTCGGCGGTAGCGAGCGGTAAACGCATTGCGAGCTCGAAACGTCGCGTCCGATG GCGCTTTGGATTCGCCAATTCGGAGGCTCTCGCCAGCGGTGAGACCGGCACGGCTTGTCGCGGTGAAGAACACGACGTGACGCTCGTTTGGTCGATTGCCTCGGGCAAGCGCCTCATTCTCGTCGACGGACACGAAGTCCACTACTCCAGCAGTCGCAACGCCATCTTTGACTTTTCCTGGACCATGCGCGGCAATCACGTCCTCAAGATGGTAGCCCACGTGTCGCCGCCACTCTCTCCAACCCCCGGGTTCCGGCAGTACGATTTCTTCATTGACGGACAGTCCTTTTTTACCTTTCCCAAGGTCTTTCGCCTCGGATTGGCACCCGGACAGGCTCCAGCGAGTCCATCAGGCGCATCAACATCCTATGCTGGTATGGCTCCGACTTCCGCCAGGCGTTCCGCTAGTGGCGAGATTGTTTCGATGGAAGCCCCCCACAACCCCGATGAG GAGGAAGCGTATCTTCAAGAAGCCATTCGTCAGTCCCTCCGGGATGACACACCGGCTTCAACCTCGCGAGGAGCACCGACCAACCCAACTAGTGATCTCCTCGATTTTAGTAGCCCTCCAGCCGGTGCCCCGACCCAGACATATTCTCCGTCCACCAACGACCTCTTTTCTCCACAAGCATCGGCCA caagaaagcaacaacaTGTTTGCCTCGCAAGGTTCTATTACGTCGGATCCTTGGGGAGCTCCGGCTCCGGCAGCACCACGGATCCGTGGGGAGCTTCCGCTCCCGCGACACATTACGGATACGGAACACCAGCAGCTGGTCCATTGCCAGCCCTTACCGGGCCTGCGCCCGCCGCTACCGGATACGGTGGTTACAATACGGATCCCGTTCAGGCCCCGTACGGAGCTCCCGCACTCTATCCTCCGCCAGCCCAGTCCTACGCCCCCGCACCAGCACAGTACGGTGGGCCGGAACAAACCCACGCTCCGGATCCGGTGCAAGCACCGTACCAAGCTCCTGTTCAATCGCCATACCAAGCTCCTCCTCCCGCATCGGCGTGGCAAGTCCCGGCTGCGATTGCCACGCAGCCGCCGTACGGGCAAGATCCGAGCATTCCGCCGTCAGTGACACCGCAAGCCCAAGCGACGCCGTCAACAATAGGATTTTCTTCACCCCCACCCGACTTTTCTGGATTCTCCTCGGCTCCGCAAGCATCCGAGCCGGCGCAGGCGCCAAGCTCGGACCCTGTCGTGTTCTCCATGAACGCTCTTAGCGGCGAACAAAATGGACTGGTTGACAGCAACTCGACGGCCCAGTCCGCGTCACTGGTAGATCAGGCTTATTCCAAATTGGTCAATATGGATACCTTTTCGTTGGTTTCGAAGAATGACGAAGCTCGGTCCAATCCTTTTGACATGGGTAGTACTACGGTGGGTGGAAACGTACCATTGGCCCAAATGAGCAAGCATAAGAGTCAAACCGCACCAAAGAAAGAAGTCATGAGATCGCCTGCGCCGCCTCCAGGATCAATGATAGTTGCCAGCAATCACAACGGAAACTGGGGTGGCCAATACGGACAGCCGCAGCAGCCGGATATGCAGCAAGCGTATGGTCAGCAACAGTCTCCGATGCAACAGCAACCTCAATACGGACAGCAGCAGCCTCCGATGCAGCCGCAACCACAGTACGGACAGCAGCAGCCTCCGATGCAGCCGCAACCACAGTACGGACAGCAGCAGCCTCCAATGCAGCAGCCTGGACAACTCGGGCAACATGGACAGCAGCACTTTGGGCAAACTAATCAAATGCAGTATGGTCAAGCGCAGCAACCTCCAGCTCAACCAGGATACAACTATTTTTAA